A genomic stretch from Barnesiella intestinihominis YIT 11860 includes:
- a CDS encoding efflux RND transporter periplasmic adaptor subunit: MKRNGKAFAYLFLAVWSMTSIGCTSSSKEERAVREIPVKTWTVSFREGVYTRSYIGEIEGESSSSLSFQVPGYVECIYVKEGQRVERGELLARLDETTLQSTYDAALSTLKQAEDAYARMEQLHKSGSLPEIKWVEVQSSLQQARSMEQIAKKNLKDVELRAPYSGIIAQKSIDTGSTVLPGVPAFKLMKIDWVNVNISVPENEVADVKMGADVTVTVAALGGKSFSGKITEKGIAADPLAHTYKALARIENRQGELLPGMVCVVNMGSRNNSQIVIPNSVVQVDYNGDHFVWLCNDGVAVKQTVSVGALSGNGVIISSGLAVGDKVIVEGASKVSENMKVSEQ, translated from the coding sequence ATGAAAAGGAATGGTAAAGCATTTGCTTATTTGTTTTTGGCGGTATGGTCAATGACGAGTATAGGATGTACGTCTTCGAGTAAGGAAGAACGAGCTGTCAGGGAGATTCCGGTGAAGACATGGACGGTGTCTTTTCGAGAAGGAGTCTATACTCGCAGTTATATAGGAGAAATTGAGGGCGAATCTTCTTCCTCGTTGAGTTTTCAAGTCCCGGGGTATGTAGAGTGTATATATGTAAAAGAAGGTCAACGGGTAGAGCGAGGCGAGCTGTTGGCTCGATTGGACGAGACTACGTTACAAAGCACTTATGATGCGGCATTGTCTACTTTGAAACAAGCCGAGGATGCTTATGCTCGTATGGAGCAACTGCATAAGAGCGGAAGTTTACCCGAAATTAAGTGGGTAGAGGTTCAAAGTTCTTTGCAACAGGCTCGTAGTATGGAGCAAATAGCCAAGAAAAATTTGAAAGATGTCGAGTTGCGAGCTCCATATTCGGGGATAATAGCTCAGAAAAGTATAGATACGGGGAGTACTGTGCTTCCGGGAGTACCGGCATTTAAACTGATGAAGATCGATTGGGTGAATGTGAATATTTCTGTTCCTGAGAATGAAGTTGCCGATGTGAAGATGGGAGCCGATGTAACAGTTACAGTAGCTGCTTTGGGTGGTAAATCTTTCTCTGGAAAGATTACGGAAAAAGGAATTGCGGCCGATCCTCTGGCACACACTTATAAGGCGCTTGCAAGGATAGAAAACCGGCAGGGAGAGTTGTTGCCGGGTATGGTGTGCGTGGTTAACATGGGAAGTCGGAACAATTCGCAGATAGTGATTCCCAATTCTGTTGTACAGGTAGATTATAATGGCGATCACTTCGTTTGGCTTTGCAACGACGGGGTAGCGGTGAAACAGACTGTATCGGTTGGCGCTTTGTCGGGGAATGGTGTCATTATTTCTTCTGGTTTAGCTGTCGGTGATAAGGTGATTGTCGAGGGTGCATCGAAAGTGAGTGAAAATATGAAAGTATCGGAACAATGA
- a CDS encoding helix-turn-helix domain-containing protein codes for MDKKGIESFTLAQLSKLIKRNNPTGLDDDFIIIGENLPNTELFKYPCRVDALVAVICLEGELICNINLKEYRITTNMMIINTPENIIQVKDIGNRKFYGIAVSSAFFEQSFLDARDMIPLYMQIQKEPCFHLSNEDTDIFCQFISLMQLICHTQDTPKKTATLLRLGSALMYKIHDTILAHDSPSKNEIKMSRQEIFFGKFIALLTQYHTQERSVTFYAEKLCITPKYFSTLIKKQTGKSAAQWIDDYVILEAKNLLKFSGMSIQEIAYHLNFSTQSFFGKYFKHQTGLSPSEYRSSE; via the coding sequence ATGGATAAAAAAGGCATCGAAAGTTTCACTCTTGCCCAACTTTCGAAATTGATAAAAAGAAATAATCCCACGGGATTAGATGATGACTTCATCATTATCGGAGAAAATTTACCGAACACCGAATTGTTCAAATATCCTTGTCGAGTTGATGCTCTGGTAGCTGTAATATGTTTAGAAGGAGAACTAATATGCAATATTAATTTAAAGGAATATCGCATCACTACCAACATGATGATTATAAACACTCCTGAAAATATTATACAGGTAAAAGATATAGGTAATCGTAAATTTTATGGAATAGCCGTTTCAAGTGCTTTCTTCGAACAATCTTTCCTCGACGCACGAGACATGATTCCTCTATACATGCAAATACAAAAAGAACCTTGCTTTCATTTATCTAACGAAGATACTGATATTTTTTGTCAGTTTATCTCTCTCATGCAGCTCATTTGCCACACACAAGATACACCCAAGAAGACTGCAACGCTCCTAAGACTCGGTTCTGCTCTTATGTATAAAATTCATGACACGATACTTGCCCATGATTCACCCTCCAAAAATGAAATTAAAATGAGTCGGCAGGAAATCTTTTTCGGAAAATTCATCGCCCTACTCACCCAATATCACACACAAGAACGAAGCGTTACTTTTTATGCAGAAAAATTGTGTATCACACCCAAATATTTTTCGACTCTGATAAAGAAACAAACAGGAAAATCAGCGGCTCAATGGATCGATGATTATGTAATACTCGAAGCCAAAAATCTTCTGAAATTTTCGGGTATGAGTATACAGGAAATCGCCTATCATTTGAATTTTTCGACTCAATCGTTTTTTGGGAAATATTTTAAGCACCAAACCGGACTCTCCCCTAGCGAATATAGATCAAGCGAATAA
- a CDS encoding DUF5131 family protein, with protein sequence MSVSWNLWHGCHKISEGCRHCYVYRQDSRYDKDSSVVTRTAAFDLPLRRKRNGDFRVPSGEMVYTCFTSDFFLEEADEWRAEAWAIIRERCDLSFLIPTKRIDRFRVSLPSDWGDGYDHVAIACTVENQDRANYRLPLFRSLPIRHKLLFCAPLLGALDLSGYLDDDIEEVSVGGESGMDARVCDYDWVLDIRRQCIAADIPFSFHQTGARLRKGGKVYRIRREFQHSQARRAGINYKIDR encoded by the coding sequence ATGTCGGTTTCGTGGAATTTGTGGCATGGTTGTCATAAAATAAGTGAAGGGTGTAGGCATTGTTATGTATATAGGCAAGATAGTCGATATGATAAGGATAGTAGCGTCGTGACACGTACGGCAGCTTTCGATTTACCTTTGCGTCGTAAACGTAACGGTGATTTTCGTGTACCCTCGGGTGAAATGGTATATACGTGTTTTACTTCCGATTTTTTTCTTGAAGAAGCCGATGAATGGAGAGCCGAAGCATGGGCTATAATTAGGGAACGCTGTGATCTATCGTTTCTAATTCCGACGAAACGTATAGACCGTTTCAGAGTATCTTTGCCCAGTGATTGGGGCGATGGTTATGACCATGTCGCTATTGCTTGTACCGTAGAAAATCAAGACAGGGCGAATTATCGGTTACCTCTTTTTCGTTCGTTGCCTATACGGCATAAACTATTGTTTTGTGCTCCCTTGTTAGGAGCGTTGGATTTGTCTGGCTATCTCGATGACGATATAGAGGAAGTATCGGTCGGAGGAGAGTCGGGTATGGATGCGAGGGTTTGCGATTATGATTGGGTATTGGATATACGCCGACAATGTATAGCAGCCGATATCCCGTTTAGCTTTCACCAAACCGGAGCCCGATTGCGTAAAGGAGGGAAGGTATATCGTATTCGTCGGGAATTCCAGCATTCACAGGCGCGACGTGCGGGGATAAATTATAAAATCGATAGGTAA
- a CDS encoding sodium ion-translocating decarboxylase subunit beta, whose product MRFIDFLGDNLVQFWEYTGFANCTLPHLAMILVGLFFIYLAIKKNFEPMLLVPIGFGILIGNIPFKIDAGLEVGIYEEGSVLNILYQGVSAGWYPPLVFLGIGAMTDFSSLIANPKLMLVGAAAQFGIFGAYMVALAIGFAPDQAGAIAIIGGADGPTAIFLSSKLAPNLMGAIAVSAYSYMALVPVIQPPIMRLLTTKKERVIRMKPARAVSQNEKIMFPIIGLLLTCFLVPSGLPLLGMLFFGNLLRESGVTSRLAKTASGPLCDIVTILLGMTVGASTQASEFLTPSTLGIFALGFMAFIIASASGVLFVKIFNLVLPKSKKINPLIGNAGVSAVPMSARISNNIGLEYDSTNYLLMHAMGPNVAGVIGSAVAAGVLLGFLS is encoded by the coding sequence ATGAGATTTATAGATTTCTTAGGAGATAATTTGGTTCAATTTTGGGAATATACAGGTTTTGCCAATTGTACACTCCCTCATTTGGCCATGATATTGGTCGGATTGTTCTTTATCTATTTGGCAATAAAGAAAAATTTCGAGCCAATGTTGCTTGTGCCCATCGGTTTCGGTATTCTCATCGGGAACATTCCTTTCAAAATCGATGCTGGTCTCGAAGTTGGTATTTATGAAGAAGGCTCGGTACTTAATATCCTTTATCAGGGAGTGAGTGCCGGTTGGTATCCGCCGTTGGTCTTTTTAGGTATTGGAGCAATGACCGATTTCTCGTCGCTTATCGCTAATCCTAAATTGATGTTAGTAGGTGCGGCTGCCCAGTTTGGTATTTTCGGGGCTTATATGGTTGCTTTGGCTATTGGTTTTGCTCCCGATCAAGCTGGTGCAATCGCCATTATCGGTGGAGCCGATGGTCCTACGGCTATATTCCTTTCATCGAAACTGGCGCCGAATCTTATGGGGGCCATTGCGGTTTCGGCATATTCTTATATGGCCTTAGTTCCGGTTATACAGCCTCCTATCATGAGGTTGCTTACAACGAAGAAAGAACGGGTTATTCGTATGAAACCGGCGCGTGCGGTTTCTCAGAATGAGAAAATTATGTTTCCCATTATTGGGTTACTACTTACCTGCTTCTTAGTGCCTTCGGGTCTACCGTTGTTGGGTATGTTGTTCTTTGGTAATTTACTTCGTGAAAGCGGTGTTACCTCTCGTTTGGCTAAGACGGCGAGTGGTCCTTTGTGCGACATTGTGACTATTCTGTTAGGTATGACCGTGGGAGCATCTACGCAAGCATCCGAGTTTTTAACACCCAGTACACTCGGTATTTTCGCCTTAGGTTTCATGGCATTTATCATAGCTTCTGCTTCGGGTGTATTGTTTGTCAAGATATTTAACCTTGTATTGCCCAAGAGCAAGAAGATTAATCCGCTTATCGGTAATGCAGGTGTATCGGCTGTACCTATGTCGGCGCGTATTTCCAACAATATTGGTCTTGAATACGATTCGACAAACTATCTGTTGATGCACGCTATGGGACCCAATGTAGCCGGTGTTATAGGCTCGGCCGTGGCTGCCGGTGTTCTACTTGGATTCTTATCGTAA
- a CDS encoding acetyl-CoA carboxylase biotin carboxyl carrier protein has protein sequence MKEYKYKINGNLYKVSVGEIEKNIAHVEVNGTVYNVEMEEAAPVKVSAPKPSSAPRTATGEPVISKPTSVSSGADAVKSPLPGVVNDILVNVGDTVNVGQTVLILEAMKMENNINAIKSGKVTAIKVNKGDSVLEGTELIIIE, from the coding sequence ATGAAAGAATATAAGTATAAAATCAATGGAAATCTTTACAAAGTTTCCGTTGGAGAGATAGAAAAAAACATAGCCCATGTCGAGGTTAACGGTACTGTTTATAATGTCGAGATGGAAGAAGCTGCACCTGTAAAAGTGAGTGCACCTAAACCCTCTTCGGCTCCTCGTACGGCTACGGGAGAACCTGTTATTTCCAAACCCACGTCTGTAAGTTCTGGTGCAGATGCTGTAAAATCGCCGCTGCCCGGTGTTGTCAATGATATTTTAGTAAACGTTGGCGATACGGTGAATGTGGGACAGACTGTGCTTATTCTTGAAGCTATGAAGATGGAAAATAATATCAATGCTATCAAGAGTGGTAAAGTTACAGCCATCAAAGTAAATAAAGGTGATTCGGTACTCGAAGGAACCGAACTTATTATAATAGAATAA
- a CDS encoding OadG family transporter subunit yields the protein MNKKILGVFLFAVFTMSSVWAQGRKGLRINEVLVTNETNYQDDYGCQSAWIEIFNTTFGTVDIRSCYLTNDRNNPKKYPIPKGDVLTEMPPRQHLLFWADDMPNRGTFHVNFKLDPDKDNWIGLYDANGKDLIDSVTVPAGIPADHSYARIEDGVGQWIIKGGDETSGYVTPSTNNVTLDSNEKIEMFSEHDPFGVGMAIMAMAIVFSGLLLLYLMFRLIGQITVFVKKRNAMRVHGISDKEEAKEKGLGRESGEVYAAIAMALYQHLEVHDVEDTILTINKVKKAYSPWNSKIYSLREVPNKK from the coding sequence ATGAATAAAAAAATCTTAGGGGTATTCCTGTTCGCCGTTTTTACGATGTCTTCGGTGTGGGCGCAGGGCCGCAAAGGATTGCGTATTAATGAAGTCTTGGTTACGAACGAGACGAATTATCAGGACGATTACGGTTGTCAATCGGCTTGGATAGAGATATTTAATACGACCTTCGGTACTGTCGATATACGTAGTTGCTATTTGACAAACGATAGGAATAATCCCAAAAAGTATCCTATTCCCAAAGGCGATGTACTTACAGAAATGCCTCCTCGTCAGCATTTGCTGTTTTGGGCAGATGATATGCCCAATAGAGGGACTTTTCATGTGAATTTTAAATTGGATCCCGATAAGGATAATTGGATTGGGCTTTATGATGCTAATGGAAAAGATCTGATAGACTCGGTGACAGTTCCTGCCGGTATTCCTGCCGATCACTCCTATGCTCGTATCGAAGATGGTGTAGGGCAGTGGATCATCAAAGGCGGTGATGAGACATCGGGGTATGTGACTCCAAGTACGAATAACGTTACGCTCGACTCGAATGAAAAGATCGAAATGTTTTCGGAACATGATCCTTTTGGTGTAGGCATGGCTATTATGGCGATGGCTATTGTATTTTCCGGATTGTTACTGCTTTATTTGATGTTCCGCTTAATTGGTCAAATAACGGTGTTTGTTAAAAAGCGTAATGCTATGCGGGTTCACGGAATATCCGATAAGGAAGAGGCTAAGGAAAAAGGTCTTGGTCGTGAATCGGGCGAAGTGTATGCCGCTATTGCTATGGCTTTATATCAACATCTCGAAGTACACGATGTGGAAGATACTATACTAACCATAAACAAAGTGAAGAAAGCGTATTCGCCGTGGAACTCTAAAATTTATTCTTTGAGGGAAGTTCCCAATAAAAAGTAA
- a CDS encoding acyl-CoA carboxylase subunit beta, producing the protein MSNQLEKVQELIELRAQARLGGGQKAIDKQHEKGKYTARERIAQLLDEGSFEELDMFVKHRCTNFGQEKKSFLGDGVVTGYGTIEGRLVYVFAQDFTVFGGSLSETMALKICKVMDMAMKMGAPCIGLNDSGGARIQEGINALAGYAEIFQRNIMASGVIPQISAILGPCAGGAVYSPALTDFTIMAKGISYMFLTGPKVVKTVTGEDVTQEALGGAEVHSAKSGVAHFAAENGEEALSIIRKLISYIPQNNLEEAPLVPCNDPIDRLEDSLNEIIPDSPNRPYDMYEVIGAIIDNGEFLEIQRDYAKNIIVGFARFNGQSVGIVANQPKYLAGVLDSNASRKAARFVRFCDAFNIPIVSLVDVPGFLPGTGQEYNGVILHGAKLLYAYGEATVPKVTITLRKSYGGSHIVMSCKQLRGDMNYAWPTAEIAVMGGAGAVEVLYAKEAKAAEDPAKFMAEKEAEYTKLFANPYNAAKYGYIDDVIEPRNTRFRIIRALQQLQTKKLTNPAKKHGNIPL; encoded by the coding sequence ATGAGCAATCAACTTGAAAAGGTACAAGAGCTGATAGAACTACGCGCTCAGGCTCGCTTGGGCGGTGGACAGAAAGCTATCGATAAGCAACACGAGAAAGGAAAGTATACGGCTCGTGAACGTATTGCACAACTCCTTGATGAAGGTAGTTTTGAAGAATTGGATATGTTCGTGAAACACAGATGTACCAATTTCGGCCAAGAGAAAAAATCATTTTTAGGCGACGGTGTCGTTACGGGTTATGGTACGATAGAGGGTCGCCTTGTTTATGTTTTCGCTCAGGATTTTACAGTGTTCGGTGGTTCTTTGTCCGAGACAATGGCTTTGAAAATTTGCAAAGTCATGGATATGGCTATGAAAATGGGTGCGCCTTGTATCGGTTTGAACGACTCGGGTGGAGCTCGTATTCAAGAAGGTATCAATGCTTTGGCTGGTTATGCCGAGATTTTCCAGCGTAATATCATGGCTTCTGGGGTTATACCTCAGATTTCAGCTATATTGGGCCCGTGCGCAGGTGGTGCGGTATATTCTCCTGCTTTGACCGATTTCACGATCATGGCGAAGGGTATTTCATATATGTTTTTGACTGGGCCGAAAGTGGTAAAGACCGTTACGGGCGAAGATGTTACACAAGAGGCTTTGGGTGGAGCCGAAGTTCATTCTGCCAAATCGGGTGTAGCCCATTTCGCTGCCGAGAATGGAGAAGAAGCTCTGTCTATTATTCGTAAACTCATCAGCTATATACCGCAGAACAATTTGGAGGAGGCTCCTTTGGTTCCTTGCAATGATCCTATCGATCGTTTAGAGGATTCTCTCAACGAAATTATTCCCGATAGCCCTAATCGTCCGTACGACATGTACGAGGTAATCGGCGCTATTATCGATAATGGTGAATTTTTGGAAATACAACGTGATTATGCCAAGAATATCATCGTCGGCTTCGCTCGCTTCAACGGACAGTCAGTCGGTATTGTCGCTAACCAGCCTAAATATTTGGCAGGAGTTCTCGACAGCAATGCTTCCCGCAAGGCTGCTCGTTTCGTGCGTTTCTGCGATGCATTCAATATTCCTATTGTAAGTTTGGTCGATGTGCCGGGCTTCTTGCCGGGAACCGGACAAGAATACAATGGTGTGATCCTGCATGGTGCCAAATTGCTTTATGCTTATGGTGAAGCAACTGTGCCTAAGGTGACTATCACGTTGCGTAAATCGTATGGCGGTTCGCACATCGTGATGAGCTGTAAGCAATTACGGGGAGATATGAACTACGCATGGCCTACTGCCGAAATCGCCGTTATGGGTGGGGCCGGCGCTGTGGAAGTCCTTTATGCCAAAGAAGCCAAAGCAGCCGAGGATCCTGCTAAATTTATGGCCGAGAAAGAAGCCGAGTATACCAAGTTGTTCGCTAATCCTTATAATGCGGCCAAGTATGGATATATCGACGACGTTATCGAGCCTCGTAATACTCGCTTCCGTATTATACGCGCATTGCAGCAATTACAGACTAAGAAGTTAACTAATCCGGCTAAAAAGCACGGAAATATTCCTTTGTAA
- the mce gene encoding methylmalonyl-CoA epimerase, producing the protein MNISHIEHLGIAVKSLEEAIPYYENILGLKCYSIEEVADQKVKTAFFKVGQTKIELLEPTSEDSTIAKFIEKRGEGIHHMAFAIEDGVANALAEVEAKGVRLIDKAPRKGAEGLNIAFLHPKSTCSVLTELCENPNK; encoded by the coding sequence ATGAACATTTCTCACATTGAACATTTGGGAATCGCTGTGAAGAGTCTCGAAGAAGCCATTCCTTATTATGAAAACATTTTAGGTCTTAAATGCTATTCTATTGAAGAGGTTGCCGACCAGAAAGTGAAGACGGCCTTTTTCAAAGTGGGGCAGACCAAAATCGAATTATTGGAGCCGACAAGCGAGGATAGCACTATTGCCAAATTTATAGAAAAACGTGGCGAGGGAATTCATCATATGGCGTTCGCTATCGAAGACGGTGTTGCCAATGCTTTGGCCGAAGTGGAAGCCAAAGGGGTACGCCTTATCGATAAAGCTCCCCGCAAAGGAGCCGAAGGGTTGAACATCGCATTCCTTCACCCCAAATCCACTTGTAGCGTATTAACCGAACTTTGTGAAAATCCTAATAAATAA
- the dnaK gene encoding molecular chaperone DnaK, with translation MGKIIGIDLGTTNSCVAVMEGTEPVVIANSEGRRTTPSIVAFVDGGERKVGEPAKRQAITNPTRTIFSIKRFMGETFDQVANEISRVPYKVVRSDNNTPRVDIDGRLYSPQEISAMILQKMKKTAEDFLGQEVTDAVITVPAYFNDSQRQATKEAGEIAGLNVRRIVNEPTAAALAYGLDKSNKDMKIAVFDLGGGTFDISILELGDGVFEVKSTNGDTHLGGDDFDHVIIDWLADEFKKDEGVDLREDPMALQRLKEAAEKAKIELSSSTSTEINLPYIMPVNGVPKHLVKTLTRAKFEQLSDRLIQATIEPCRKALQDAGLSASDIDEVILVGGSTRIPAIQAIVEKFFGKTPSKGVNPDEVVAVGAAIQGAVLTGDVKDVLLLDVTPLSLGIETLGGVMTKLIDANTTIPTRKSEVFSTAVDNQPSVEIHVLQGERPMAKDNKTIGKFHLDGIPAAMRGVPQIEVTFDIDANGILNVSAKDKGTGKEQSIRIEASSGLTDAEIKRMKDEAAANAENDAKEKERIDKLNHADALIFQTEKQLNEMGDKIPADKKSAIESALAKLKEAHKAQDIAGIDAASTELNNVLQAAAQDLYNAQAQQQAAGAQQAQPGADASQSGNNGKDVTDVDFEEVK, from the coding sequence ATGGGAAAGATTATTGGTATTGACTTAGGAACAACCAACTCGTGTGTCGCCGTTATGGAAGGAACCGAGCCGGTAGTAATTGCCAACAGTGAAGGCCGTCGTACGACTCCTTCGATCGTGGCTTTCGTAGATGGTGGTGAACGCAAGGTGGGAGAACCTGCCAAACGTCAGGCCATCACCAACCCTACGAGGACTATTTTCTCGATTAAACGTTTCATGGGTGAAACATTCGATCAAGTAGCTAACGAAATTTCTCGCGTACCTTACAAAGTAGTAAGAAGCGATAATAATACACCGCGTGTAGACATCGACGGTCGTCTCTATTCTCCACAAGAAATTTCGGCAATGATTCTTCAAAAAATGAAAAAAACAGCCGAAGATTTCTTAGGGCAAGAAGTAACCGATGCCGTTATTACCGTACCGGCCTATTTTAACGATTCTCAACGTCAAGCCACGAAAGAAGCCGGTGAAATCGCAGGCTTGAATGTACGTCGTATTGTCAATGAGCCTACTGCTGCCGCATTGGCCTACGGCCTTGACAAGTCAAATAAAGACATGAAAATCGCCGTATTTGACTTGGGTGGCGGTACGTTCGATATTTCTATTCTTGAATTGGGTGACGGTGTATTCGAAGTGAAATCGACCAACGGTGATACACACCTCGGCGGTGATGACTTCGACCACGTTATCATCGACTGGCTTGCCGATGAATTCAAAAAAGACGAAGGTGTCGATTTGAGAGAAGACCCGATGGCTTTGCAACGTTTGAAAGAAGCAGCCGAAAAAGCTAAAATAGAATTGTCGAGCTCGACATCGACCGAGATTAATTTACCTTACATTATGCCGGTGAACGGTGTACCCAAACACTTGGTTAAAACATTGACTCGTGCCAAATTCGAGCAATTGAGCGACCGATTGATTCAGGCTACTATCGAACCGTGTCGCAAGGCTTTGCAAGATGCGGGTTTAAGTGCCTCTGACATAGACGAAGTAATTCTCGTGGGTGGTTCTACTCGTATCCCTGCTATACAAGCGATTGTAGAAAAATTCTTCGGAAAAACTCCTTCAAAGGGTGTTAACCCCGATGAGGTAGTTGCGGTAGGTGCTGCCATTCAAGGTGCGGTATTGACTGGTGATGTGAAAGATGTATTATTACTCGATGTAACTCCCCTTTCATTGGGTATCGAAACACTGGGTGGCGTAATGACCAAATTGATTGACGCCAACACGACTATTCCTACCCGTAAATCGGAAGTCTTCTCGACGGCTGTCGACAACCAGCCCTCAGTTGAAATCCATGTATTACAGGGTGAGCGCCCTATGGCAAAAGACAACAAAACTATCGGTAAATTCCACTTGGACGGAATTCCGGCAGCCATGCGGGGTGTGCCTCAAATCGAAGTCACGTTCGATATAGATGCCAACGGAATCTTGAATGTATCGGCCAAAGACAAAGGTACAGGTAAAGAACAAAGCATACGTATCGAAGCATCGAGCGGGTTGACCGACGCCGAAATCAAACGAATGAAGGACGAGGCTGCTGCCAATGCTGAAAACGATGCAAAGGAAAAAGAACGTATCGACAAACTGAATCATGCCGATGCTCTCATCTTCCAAACCGAAAAACAGCTTAATGAAATGGGAGACAAGATTCCGGCAGACAAAAAAAGCGCTATCGAGTCGGCTCTGGCTAAATTAAAAGAAGCTCACAAAGCTCAGGATATTGCCGGTATCGATGCCGCTTCGACCGAATTGAACAATGTATTGCAAGCTGCCGCCCAAGACTTGTACAATGCTCAGGCTCAACAACAAGCTGCCGGAGCACAACAAGCTCAACCGGGTGCAGATGCTTCACAAAGCGGAAATAATGGTAAAGATGTTACCGATGTCGATTTCGAGGAAGTGAAGTAA
- a CDS encoding ribose-phosphate pyrophosphokinase has protein sequence MSQTPPFKVFSGTNSRYLAEKICNSLGCELGQMNIQHFADGEFAVSFEESIRGCQVYLVQSTFPNSDNLMELLLMIDAAKRASAKSIVAVVPYFGWARQDRKDKPRVSIAAKLLADILSVAGINRLITMDLHADQIQGFFDVPVDHLYASSVFIPYIQSLKLKDMVVATPDVGGSKRASTYAKYLGVPLVLCHKQRAKANVVESMTVIGDVEGKNVILVDDMVDTAGTITKAADLMMSRGALSVRAIASHAVMSDPASERVQNSSMTELIFTDSIPYTKKCDKVHILSIADLFADTIRRVYENKSISSQYLL, from the coding sequence ATGAGTCAAACACCTCCTTTCAAGGTATTTTCGGGAACCAATTCAAGGTATCTCGCTGAGAAAATTTGTAATAGTCTGGGTTGTGAGTTAGGTCAAATGAACATTCAGCATTTTGCCGATGGAGAATTTGCCGTTTCTTTCGAAGAGTCGATCCGTGGTTGTCAAGTCTATTTAGTGCAATCGACATTTCCCAATTCCGACAATCTGATGGAATTGTTATTAATGATCGATGCTGCCAAACGAGCTTCTGCCAAGTCTATTGTAGCTGTTGTTCCTTATTTCGGGTGGGCTCGCCAAGATCGCAAGGATAAGCCACGTGTTTCCATTGCTGCGAAATTGTTGGCCGATATATTGAGCGTTGCAGGTATCAATCGCCTTATAACGATGGATTTGCATGCCGATCAAATACAAGGTTTCTTCGATGTTCCGGTAGACCACTTGTATGCTTCGTCTGTATTTATTCCCTATATTCAGTCTTTGAAATTGAAAGATATGGTGGTTGCTACCCCCGATGTGGGTGGTTCCAAACGAGCCAGTACTTATGCCAAATACTTGGGTGTACCTTTGGTTTTATGCCATAAACAACGGGCTAAGGCCAATGTGGTAGAAAGCATGACAGTGATAGGAGATGTAGAAGGAAAGAATGTCATTTTGGTAGACGATATGGTCGATACGGCCGGGACGATAACCAAAGCAGCCGATTTAATGATGAGCAGAGGAGCTCTTTCGGTACGTGCCATAGCTTCTCATGCCGTGATGAGCGACCCTGCCAGCGAACGGGTTCAAAACTCTTCTATGACCGAATTGATTTTCACGGATAGTATTCCTTACACCAAAAAATGCGATAAGGTACATATCCTCAGTATCGCTGACTTGTTTGCCGATACTATTCGTCGGGTCTACGAGAATAAGTCTATCAGTTCGCAGTACCTCCTGTAA